The stretch of DNA CCCATGAGGCAGATGTGAAAGGTTGTTTACCGTGAATACATTTCAGCCCAAAGGGCAACGAGTGACAACTGAGGTACAAGAAGATAGCATAGAACAGTTTGAAAGGTCTTACTAAGGATGAGAAAGCACGAGGACTCATTAAATACAGTTATTAAATAATTAGAATTATTATTATATTTCTAGAAAATAACATTATGCACTCCAATAATGAAGTTAGTCAACATAAACAATGTTTTAAAACTGTATCTATTCTAAAACTATGTGAACTTTCCTTCAGTCAAAGTAAAGCAGAGAGCAGTTAGTAACATTCAGGTTTTTACACTCTTTACCGGTTCTGCTCATCTCACAAAGAAAAATAAGTGCCATTCTTTCATTTCAAACCAGCAACAAAGTCTCTGCTGGACTGATGATAAGTTACAGACTATCTGTCTGGTTAGCAGCAACACCTCTGTTTCTTTGGAAACACTCAAGCATATTTTTGCACAGTACATTCAAGGACTACCAGCCTCCGCACTACACGCAAGATTTTCTGAACCAGATatctccatatatatatatatatatatatattgccttCTTTCTAAAAAAGGATTACCTCATAATAACGTGGCCCATATGTTCATAATATTAAACATATCCCCAAATGTCAGAGAAATACATTGGTTTGTTTACATTGGATAGTCTCCAAAAAGCCAAAATCTGTCAATCTCAGAGAATCACCACCTCCTCGTACCCAGTGTCTTCCTCCACCCCcccgtctccttcctcctcctccccttcctctgtgTTGATCTGTGCCACTCCCAGCCTGTAGAGGGCATCCCTGATCACCACCTCCCCAGGCTGGCAGGCCTTCAACACTGTGCTGATCTGCTGGTCCACCACCTCCCGGCTGGACAGGAAGTCCTGCAGACGGTTGTACAGGTAGTAGTAGGCCGTGTTGTCAAAGGCCAAAGGCCGCCGCCGCAATGATGTCACCAAACCCTCAGAACATTCCTCCTCAGTGACCTCTGACCCTTCTGTTACCTCGGCTTCAACCTTGAACccatccttcctctcctccttcccttcgTCCTCTTCTTtctcgttgtctctctccaggtcttgTACCAGACTGCAGTAAGGTTCCAGCTCATTGCAGAGCCCCATTGAGTGGTGGTCCAGACAGGGGGGCTCCTGGCCATCTGTAGGCCCAGCAGGGTGCACTATCCAGCGGGAAGAGGACTTGGTGACAGGGTGGACCTGGGGGTTCTCCACCACGGAGGACAGGTCAGCACTGTAAGGCTGGTCCTGTAGCTCAGCACACGACACAAACTGATGGAGAGAGGTGAGATAAACAACAATACCACAGATCAAATACCACAATATCAAATTGTATCGTCAAATCAGCATATTACAGGTTAAGAAAACCTTCCGACACCATCCTGATTTAACCTCGGTTACCCTCCTAGTACAATAATCAGACGTCAATAACTAAGCCCTTTCCATGCTCAGTGTGAGGGCTTACCTCTGGTTTGTCCATGGGGTCAGAGAAGCAGCCCTGGTTCCTGCCCCACATGGTGGAGGCCAGCTCAGGGTACTGCACGTCTGTACACAGCGCCACCTGGCGGGCAGAGTCGGTAACGTAGACGGGAGGCCAATACCGGGAGGACACCAGTAGGTCCACGTGGTCGCGTGCAGTCTCACCCTTCACCAGGTACTTGGAACcacacaccacctggaggagTATGGGAAAAGTAGTCTTCTATCATCTGTCTGGTTCTCATTATGTTTTTATTGGTCAATAGATTTTGTTATTGTGCAAGGCCTGATTGGCTACCCTATCATTTTGACTGACAGACTAAATGCTTGATTGACAGAGTAATAGTTGAACGGATTCTGGTGGAcgactgattgatttattgattgatatTGATGGGTGAGATGTGTGCGGTTACCTGATGGGGGCAGATCTTGGACAGCTTGCCTGCTGTGAGGTGTGGAGGGGGCTGGGGGGCCGTGGAGAGGCCGTTctgaacacacgcacacagggaGATCAGAGAGACCAGCAACTCatcctgacacagagagagaagagacatgtGTCAATCTCCTAAACACACACAATCAAACCAGAAATATACATACATAGAGatatcacagacacacagggttGATCTATACCTTGTTGCTCTCTGGTGCAGTGATCTCTCCACAGCATTCCAGTATGGCTTTGAGCTCCTCTGCACTGTGCTCGTCCATTCGGTCCGGTCTGAGTTGGCCCTCGTGGATCAGACGCACCAGAACTGATGGGTCacctggaaaacacacacacactagaattTTACACACTTACATGTTTATTTATTATTGATAAACAAGTAATGATCCATGAAGTATCTGAAAGACTTGAGAATGATGTTTATCCTTCCAGTGATTGGCTTATTCCCCAGCCCTGAGAGAGTGACTTCCTACCTGTGTGCTGTGTGAGGAGCAGGGCCTTGTCCTTCTCTGTGTTGATGACAGTGGAGCTCCTCATTAGTGGTGGGATGAAGGGGGCGATGATGGAGGCGTCGACCCGGGTGATGGGGACGCTGCAGGGGAATGCTGCCTGCTCGATGGCCTCACTCTCCATGGTCAGCCAGAAGTCATCCACATGCACCTTGTCTGGAGCCCCGAAGTCTGGCCACGTAAACTACAGGAGGGAGAGCGAAACACAGGTATCATCATGACTACACCACTATGCACTCCAGACAGCATGACTGTCCTGGAATCAGGCAGGCTAAAACAAATTAAGTAAAGAAAATCATCTTTAATTCTTTATTTTGACGGTTTGGATCTGTGGCTCTTTTCAATCTCCCCCTGACCTGCCGTCTCCTCAGTCTCCCCCTGACCTCCCGTCTCCTcagtctctcccatctctctcaccTCCACATTCCTAAGCTCCAGCACGTTGTGTGTGTACCGCTGGGCGATCTCCATCTTGGGGGCGATGCCACACACACCACAGATCATGTCGTTGTAATCCCTCACAGTCAGACACTCAAAGGCCCAGTAGCCACTAACCAGCAGCTCCTGGACATGGGCCAACTCCTCAGGACTCAGAGTGTGGActgattgatgggggggggggggagagagcgagagcgagggttggatgaagagaggagaaagacaacAGAGATAATAGATGAAGTTTGAGAAGGGTGGACATGAACAGAACTCTGTTGAAAACCCTCTGAATTGTATGTTGCTCCAACGAAGTCTTACCAgcgtggttgtggatgtggtccAGGATGGTCCTGACTATCTGGTTAGGATGCCGGCCCAGTCTGACCTGACTCCGGATCTTAAAGAACAGGTCCAGACTCACCAGCAACCTGTTGCCAACGTTGAACAGACCTGGGTGGAGGTCGGTGAAGCTGTGCAGGGCCAGACATTGGGGGTTGAGACACACCTTCAGCTGGAGAGAGGCtgtctggatcagagagtcagtCAACAGCCAGCAGTCCTCCTGCCCTGCTAAAGAACTATGGTACAGAACACCAGAGAGACATGATAGAGAGACCTGCCCTGCTAAAGAACTATGGTACAAAACACCAGAGAGACCTTTCCTGAAACCACACTATGAAATATGAAAAATGTCCAGAAATGTCCAACCCGAGCCACAATAAACCCAAAACTACACAAACAAATCTTCTTCTCACCTCTGTCCTCCCTTGAATAGCGGGTAGTGACACAGAGCACAGTGTGTGGCTGCAGACTCATAGAACCGCGGCCAGCCTGACTGGACCTGCACCTCCCCCAGGCCCTCCCCTTCCCCTAACACCTGGTCCCCGgcctgggtggtggtggtgaggaccACCTGGGTAGAGTTGAGTTCCTGGATGAGAGCCAGGGTATCATGGAGCTCAGCCTCACTCTCAGAGATCTGCAGGGCCTGACGCAGCAGCTGCAGGGTGGACTGGCGCTGAAGCTCCCTCTGGGCTGGGGACAGGGTCCGGTACGGATCTAACAGAGCTACTGAACCAccctgagtgagtgagagagagagaggagggtgataggATGAGGGAAAATAACAGAAAGAGGGttggaggatgagaacagagagatgaggaagaattCAGACAGACACGGAGAGAAATACAACAACACCAAAACATAGacagcatcctaaatggcacccaattccctataaagtgcactatttttgaccaaagcccgatagggtgccatttcagacgcaccCATAGTGGGATACTCTCCAGACTGACCTGTGCCTTGGAGCCCTTGGCGTTCTTCCTGGACAGCTCCAAGCCACAGCAGGGGCACTCCGCAGGCTTGTGTCTGTTCTTATAGACATAGCCACATGACGGGTTCTTACAGCGACCCCTGCCCCGCGCCGTAGACAGACCCAGGtcctgacacacacgcacacacacacacacacacacacacacacacacacacacacacacacacacacacgacatccAGTTATACAGACTACACTGAGCCTGCAAGAGGACGTGTGTGGATGGCGTATGCTCCCCAAAATGTAGTTAAAAAGGTCCCACTAACCAGTGTGGAGGTAGAGTTCTGTTTGAGAGGAACCACTGAGAGGATTTTCCCCACTTTATCAGTAACAATATACTGGCTTCTGTCCACAGGAGTAGGGAGAGTCTATAGGACAAAACAACACTGAGAAACCTGGAGACAAACACTTAATCAGCATGTttcagctctgtgtgtgtgtgtacgtgtacgtgtgtgtgtgtgtacctgttccAGAGGCGTTGTTGTCACGATCTGGCCGAGCTGTTTCAGAGTGTTAGGTTTCAAACCTGCGATCATCTCACTGAGCTCTGTGGTCCAAACACAATCACCACATCAAACACGCTCGTTTACCTCAGAAACAACTAGTGTCACTTCCCTTAGATCCATGTAACCACTTTGAAAACGAGTACCTTTAGCTTGGCTTGAGTAACCATGATAAAATACAACCATTTTATCATTAAAACATATTGTATAGGtacatgtgggtgtgtatatcataCCTGTGGTTGATTTGCTGCAGGTGGTCTCCTCAACTTTGCCTTTATTAGGAGGGACAGTAATCCACTGGACCACGGCCCGGCCTAGTTTCAGAGAGACAAATGTGTGTTTACACCCCAGACAGCATTCATCTTAACAGACTGACCTGAAATAGGGTTTTTGTATCTGTCCACAGCAGTGCCCACCTGTGTTGAATGGGGCAGGGAGGATGGCTCTCACAGGTcgcttttgaccaatcacactGCTCCTTTCCTGTACTTTGACCCTGGCACCAGTCACATGTGTTCCAACCAAAGCTCTGCTCAAagacagaacagctgaaacttTA from Salvelinus fontinalis isolate EN_2023a chromosome 29, ASM2944872v1, whole genome shotgun sequence encodes:
- the hmgxb3 gene encoding HMG domain-containing protein 3 — encoded protein: METMEVYEETDRRMTEEVESCYTLMEVTSPKKRKKNKAQKGEIMEKPKKPRSAYLLYYFDVHQTMQQEFPSLPQSEINKRISVSWKRLNVAEKGYYLEKAKLEKEGTETSSMGPSQELPGFRRILPRANYVLLPKGAMSDDRTSSQLEVCMEGLDSPVGEGVMPSLSLGSPQYPPLVLGCEVELSEQCIAIEGLTDEKTVTLTHSGALQGVLSSSYHSSSSVSAAHESHNAPHLASAGLLLKEEEPRMVGGGYSVIGMSTDGRRVGGTVVQHVKTELVTIIPNQDLMEHRTLPGASSVASVVMVPVGARVIRDTNPSYKLSNKYTRRGRGSCQTAGCSFVYVTRHKPPFCPDCGNHLGGKWVPAAVKAPGAAASFKTYAQKPPTNPGDLPKTSVLPSDDQNIKVSGWRKGGRGPREPRGQVQQRAVTPGPPLEGGRAISQGVIQPAPAVSGTQTTTMIALVGTHVTGARVKVQERSSVIGQKRPVRAILPAPFNTGRAVVQWITVPPNKGKVEETTCSKSTTELSEMIAGLKPNTLKQLGQIVTTTPLEQTLPTPVDRSQYIVTDKVGKILSVVPLKQNSTSTLDLGLSTARGRGRCKNPSCGYVYKNRHKPAECPCCGLELSRKNAKGSKAQGGSVALLDPYRTLSPAQRELQRQSTLQLLRQALQISESEAELHDTLALIQELNSTQVVLTTTTQAGDQVLGEGEGLGEVQVQSGWPRFYESAATHCALCHYPLFKGGQSSLAGQEDCWLLTDSLIQTASLQLKVCLNPQCLALHSFTDLHPGLFNVGNRLLVSLDLFFKIRSQVRLGRHPNQIVRTILDHIHNHAVHTLSPEELAHVQELLVSGYWAFECLTVRDYNDMICGVCGIAPKMEIAQRYTHNVLELRNVEFTWPDFGAPDKVHVDDFWLTMESEAIEQAAFPCSVPITRVDASIIAPFIPPLMRSSTVINTEKDKALLLTQHTGDPSVLVRLIHEGQLRPDRMDEHSAEELKAILECCGEITAPESNKDELLVSLISLCACVQNGLSTAPQPPPHLTAGKLSKICPHQVVCGSKYLVKGETARDHVDLLVSSRYWPPVYVTDSARQVALCTDVQYPELASTMWGRNQGCFSDPMDKPEFVSCAELQDQPYSADLSSVVENPQVHPVTKSSSRWIVHPAGPTDGQEPPCLDHHSMGLCNELEPYCSLVQDLERDNEKEEDEGKEERKDGFKVEAEVTEGSEVTEEECSEGLVTSLRRRPLAFDNTAYYYLYNRLQDFLSSREVVDQQISTVLKACQPGEVVIRDALYRLGVAQINTEEGEEEEGDGGVEEDTGYEEVVIL